A genomic stretch from Trueperaceae bacterium includes:
- a CDS encoding AAA family ATPase, which produces MTAPTDEQRRAVALAASGRDGAITARAGTGKTTTLEAAAHATAPTPATLVAFNRAIAREARARVPRHVHATTLHALAFRAVVAPDPRLRAKFEAAVAGPAPATYADLFGLDASAPGTARHVAHLRAVLRTFAASADPAPDVAHVPAPLAARLARELGPERAAVRTTWLARRAARAWVRILDPADPAPLDHDAYLKLFAARGGPVPGELLLIDEAQDLAPVMLTLLEGQDAVRLLVGDSAQRIYGFRGAIDAMAASDAPQVHLTRSFRFGPAIAEAAHRVLAVVTADPRLTGAGPDGALLDDGDACPPGPRTVLCRTGAGVLDAALRHGEGGVHVVGGVAGVTSTLRAAHALWAARHDPAGGDGPRVAGVATWEALVQAGEDGDADLRTLRRLVERYGADTPAVAAALERSHTRRERDAATVVATIHRAKGREWDHVALGPDLPRIAASRDAVRRAPDPDAARSEANLAYVAVTRARRTLDVRAVRDEVRALLLGAEP; this is translated from the coding sequence GTGACCGCGCCGACCGACGAGCAACGCCGCGCCGTGGCGCTGGCCGCCTCGGGGCGGGACGGCGCCATCACCGCGCGGGCGGGGACCGGCAAGACCACGACGCTCGAAGCGGCCGCCCACGCGACCGCCCCGACCCCCGCGACGCTCGTGGCGTTCAACCGCGCCATCGCGCGGGAGGCCCGCGCGCGCGTGCCTCGGCACGTGCACGCCACGACCCTGCACGCCCTCGCCTTCCGCGCGGTCGTCGCGCCCGACCCGCGCCTCCGCGCGAAGTTCGAGGCGGCGGTCGCCGGGCCCGCCCCCGCGACGTACGCCGACCTCTTCGGCCTCGACGCGTCCGCACCGGGCACCGCGCGCCACGTCGCGCACCTCCGCGCGGTGCTGCGCACCTTCGCGGCCAGCGCCGACCCCGCCCCCGACGTCGCGCACGTCCCGGCGCCGCTCGCCGCCCGCCTCGCGCGGGAGCTCGGTCCGGAGCGCGCCGCCGTGCGCACCACCTGGCTCGCGCGTCGCGCCGCGCGGGCGTGGGTCCGCATCCTCGACCCCGCCGACCCCGCCCCCCTGGATCACGACGCCTACCTCAAGCTCTTCGCGGCGCGCGGCGGGCCGGTCCCGGGCGAGCTGCTGTTGATCGACGAGGCGCAGGACCTCGCCCCGGTCATGCTGACGCTCCTGGAGGGTCAGGACGCCGTCCGGCTGCTCGTCGGCGACTCCGCCCAACGCATCTACGGCTTCCGCGGTGCGATCGACGCGATGGCGGCCAGCGACGCGCCGCAGGTGCACCTGACCCGCTCGTTTCGCTTCGGTCCCGCCATCGCGGAGGCCGCGCACCGCGTCCTGGCCGTCGTGACGGCGGACCCGCGGCTGACCGGCGCGGGGCCCGACGGGGCGCTGCTGGACGACGGGGACGCTTGCCCGCCGGGCCCTCGGACGGTGCTGTGCCGGACCGGGGCGGGGGTCCTCGACGCCGCCCTCCGCCACGGGGAGGGGGGCGTGCACGTCGTCGGCGGCGTCGCCGGCGTCACGTCGACGTTGCGCGCCGCGCACGCGCTGTGGGCGGCCCGCCACGACCCGGCGGGCGGCGACGGCCCGCGCGTCGCGGGCGTCGCGACGTGGGAGGCGCTCGTTCAGGCCGGCGAGGACGGCGACGCGGACCTCCGTACCCTCCGCCGGCTCGTGGAGCGCTACGGCGCGGACACCCCCGCCGTCGCGGCCGCCCTCGAACGAAGCCACACCCGCCGGGAGCGCGACGCGGCGACGGTCGTCGCGACGATCCATCGCGCCAAGGGCCGCGAGTGGGACCACGTGGCGTTGGGGCCCGACCTGCCCCGCATCGCGGCGTCGCGCGACGCCGTCCGGCGCGCCCCCGACCCGGACGCGGCGCGCAGCGAAGCGAACCTGGCGTACGTCGCCGTGACGCGTGCGCGGCGCACCCTCGACGTCCGCGCCGTACGCGACGAGGTCCGTGCGCTCCTGCTCGGCGCGGAACCGTGA
- a CDS encoding patatin-like phospholipase family protein, which yields MDEIVLVLGGGGARGLAHVGVIRALEEAGVRVHAIAGCSMGGIVGAFLAHGADADRMEAVAREIRYADLLAFGEVGGVVGGDGIATVLSRYLPDGFEDLRLPLSLTAVDVQRGELVILRDGPLVPALRATSALPGLIAPIEHEGRLLVDGGLLNNLPVDVGRTLARRPVVAVDVAVPPDRTLSLDGDKSPWSRVREWVQPQRAALTGLFMKSFDIPQALVTRMRLTMTPPDVLIRPALDTEFGVEQFGRIDEALEAGYEAACGALAAWHR from the coding sequence ATGGACGAGATCGTGCTGGTGTTGGGCGGGGGCGGCGCGCGCGGCTTGGCCCACGTCGGGGTGATTCGCGCGCTGGAGGAGGCCGGGGTGCGCGTTCACGCCATCGCCGGCTGTTCGATGGGCGGCATCGTCGGCGCCTTCCTGGCGCACGGCGCGGACGCCGACCGCATGGAGGCGGTGGCGCGCGAGATCCGCTACGCCGACCTGCTCGCCTTCGGGGAGGTCGGCGGGGTCGTGGGCGGCGACGGGATCGCGACGGTCCTGAGCCGCTACCTCCCCGACGGCTTCGAGGACCTGCGCCTCCCGCTGTCGCTCACCGCCGTCGACGTGCAGCGCGGCGAACTGGTGATCCTCCGCGACGGACCGCTGGTGCCCGCCCTGCGGGCCACGAGCGCGCTGCCGGGCCTGATCGCCCCCATCGAGCACGAGGGGCGCCTGCTGGTCGACGGGGGGTTGTTGAACAACCTTCCGGTCGACGTGGGCCGGACGTTGGCGCGGCGGCCGGTGGTCGCGGTCGACGTCGCGGTGCCTCCCGACCGGACCCTGTCGCTGGACGGCGACAAGAGCCCCTGGTCGCGCGTGCGCGAGTGGGTGCAGCCGCAACGCGCGGCGTTGACGGGGTTGTTCATGAAGTCGTTCGACATCCCGCAGGCGCTCGTGACGCGCATGCGCCTCACGATGACGCCCCCCGACGTGCTGATCCGACCGGCGCTCGACACCGAGTTCGGGGTGGAGCAGTTCGGCCGCATCGACGAGGCCCTCGAGGCGGGCTACGAGGCGGCCTGCGGAGCCCTCGCCGCCTGGCACCGCTGA